gattggaaccttctttgtgtgtggtttccagttgattaataaaaagagtttatactatacttatttctaatactattagtgaatcctctaatcttgacaattgctttatctttgattaatcctcacattaatcttacatctcaaagtcatctttaacttattattattattattattattattattattatatagttaacctccctgtcgtttgacctcggtcttgctgggttatttattacttcgacactcctgtacttggaagaagatatcaatcttttggtcgtatcacctaaattgaagagttattagataattaaaaactaaattgaaagaaaatgactTTGATTCAAGTGGGGTGAAATTCTAAACTTAATTGAAGGGTTTTGCAGGCATCAaagttatcaaaatataaaaaatagttgacaTTGTTCGGTTGATGCTTGGTttgtcaaaattaaataaaactttattgatttaaagaaattaaagctttggggactaaATATGAAGATTAGATAAAACACGgcctttttttgtttggaatgaAGGACTAAATCGAATGGGCAAGGGGAATATTCAGCTTTTTTTTACATCACtcaactttttcaattttttaattgtatcattttacattggttttattcaaggttgtcaattccgtttcggtaggtgtttcgttttttcaattggaacgaaatgtttcagtttcggagtgtttcggcgtgccgtttcggggttgtactgttcatatatatatatatatatatatatatatatatatattccacaaacataattcaaattcaagataaattaattataaattatgcaatacaaacataatgctaaacaaatataattttaaaatttaaaatatttttaaatagtaaagattaaatagatctttaacttaaaataatataaaccatatattaatttttttaaaataatattttttggccGAAACGGAATAAccggaatgaaaccggaacgtttCGGCCGGAATTTGGCCGGAATTTCCGGAACGggccgagatttaaaatgagatgaaatttgtttcgttttgtttcgttttttgaattggtatgaaATGTTTCGGCCATTCCGAGCGGAACGGAacgaaattgacaaccttggttttatttgaaattttactatttttttttgttctagttaCTTATATATAGGGATCTTGCAATGtcgggaaaaaataaatttgatgcttggtttgacaaaataaaatatttttttcttaatttaaaacaattaaagcgttaaggactaaatttaaaattgaaacaaatgtGCAACCCCATTTTTGCAAGGCCAGGGATTGAAATGGACATGTGGAGGGTAATTGGTTGGCGCGTGCAACCTATATGTTAGCGTGTGAGGTAAGTCGCCACGCTCTCGCGACGCGTATGCTTCCTTCAATGTCAACCCCCTCTTCTTAGGCGGCGTTCACAACATCTCAACAAGGGCTTTTTAGGGTGACAGCACATGGTGGCTTATTCATGTAAGTGAGTTTCAAACAacgctttcttcttttctttctttctctctcttttttttttttcagatagaaagttgtcttgttattttgttttatatcaaatttgatccttattttttttattgctatttgttttggtgtgagtttttttattgatcctgttttttctttttttaatttcatcactcaccattaagttggttgagaattaactcatgtgatttgttttttattttccttaatctcatGAATCAGGTCACATGTTTAGGAGATTAACCCGAGTTaagttgagtttttttcttttttcttttttaagattgttaattttttagttggCTTTTTATTAGGTCATCTCATTCTTATGATTCGAGTCATAAGGTTTGGTGGGCTTATCCAAGTCTactaggttgttttttttttttttatcattttttaatagttttttttattttattattttatattgacgCTATCTACTATTATTCGCAATTTTATAAtcctagttttttattttttatttttggtatctATCTTATCAGCTAATACTCCCCTGTTCTAAATTTATTGTCTAACCCTCAcattaacatgattttattaatataagtattcaaattaaattgcatgtaatttaactaattttatgacCACTCCAATAATCCTGACGCTATTTAACCAATTCTTCATCAAGCAGTCAGCAATGATTGATTGGACCATCTGCTTGATGCCTACTTGATTTTAGATGATTGCAACCAGTTAAGGAAAGGAGGAGAACAAAAATGACACCATCTAATattatttgcaattttgtaaTCATGTCatctattttcataatatttttcaataataaataaaaaagagagattgggttaagaaaattgaagtaatttataattagggatataacaagaaaagtaagtaaataatagtttatatatatatatgtatataattaaCAATAGTTTTAGAACGATTAAAGTccataaaagaaatacaaaaataaatccaaagtaaaatttttattcatcaaaatattaagaaataaaattaaaaaaattaattaaaaaatacggatcaaatctagtataaaaatctaatgaaataaaataatcaaagataaaattaaaaaattaaaaaataaaagctaaattgaacgtaaaaaatcaaatgaaaaaacaataaaaaaataacaattaaaattaacacacaTATAAtgagaacaataaaaaaaataaagattaaaattaacacacataatgagaattaattaaaaaatagtaaatgtaATAGAacgtttttttctatttaagtatttgcttcttttttaaaattaaaatactgaaATGCTGTTTtcatatcaattaaattaaaagtaattttgttattttttttcgttaAAAAATCGCGAACAGGTCAGGTCCATTACGTAAAGATGCGGCATTGAAAAGTAGATTCCATGTTAGCCATCACATCCATACATTATTTTCGAgattataaatataatgatcAAATCAACGCCTATActttttcaagataattttcaagagtgcttttactttttttctttctatcgaAAGGTATGTCTTCCTAACTTTATTTAACTGCTTGCAATactttttctactttttttatatataattacttatttcattgatttttttttcatttataaaaaaatattttttaataactcaTACATTTGTAAGTGATTGAGAACAGATATCCAATTcacttttataaaaagtatgaacatttttttttataactatcaACTCGTCGTGaaacaatttttcattttatcttttattaatttttattttttaaatttttttttataaatatagataTTCGGGTTAGCTTATGTGcatttccattaattttaaaaagtataaaacatcgtcgtttcatgaaaaaaaaaaaaaggggcagaacggtgtcgttttgaacgacactgttcccctttctccttcccctggacgtgcagcaggggaaggcagttttttcttctttccttgttgAGCTCGACACGCCAACGCTTGCCACCTCCCGAAACCCCACACACCTTCATGATGATGCACCGAGGGAGTCACGCCCTGCCAGCCACGCCCGCTGCCCAGCCAACCCGACGCTGTGGCAGGACTGCCAACCCGCTTCCCATGCGCTGCCATGGGTGGCAATAGGGACGCCTCTGCTCCCTATTGCCCTATAAATACCCCCTCAATGCCAGCGCGAGGGGGGgggcagaaaagaaaagaaaaggggagaacctgaagagagagagggaagagagagaacgaacgagagagagggaagagaaggAATAAAccgaaaacaacaaaagaaaaaaagcaaaccgagaacaaagagaaaggaaggaaCAGAGAGAACCACCGAAAACgaaaagaaagaggagaggggaagaggaagaaaccTCTCTCCCTCTGCCGTTTGAACAGCAGCACCACCGCTTGGAGCCGCCGTCCATGAGCCACGACAccgccaccggcctccaccgCAGAACCACCAGCGACCACCTCCTCCGCGCTAGGTAcagtcttcttctcctctgcatTTTTGCTGCATGCattttcctcctgcatgcaggaggcggggagggggggaaataattcccccccggTTGAATAATGTTGTTGGCCCAGCGTTGTTGGTCCATTCCTTCTCTGGGCCAGACGAGTTCTGGCCCAGAAATATATTTGTGGGCTAGAAGACTGATTCTGGCCCCAACCCTGTTGTTTGGGCCGGGTCTGGCCCAGGCAAAAAAAGAGCTGTTGGGCCGAGATTGGCCCAATCCCTTTTGGGCTGAGTCCGACCCAGTTAGTTGGGCTGGCCCAACccacataatatattatattatttattatattattttatattatttatatatatgtggatatatataaaaaaaaaaattaaaaactattatgaaaaaatccttgaaaaatatttttgattttcctgcatatttttataaaaatagcttaatattggtttgtatttttataccgtaaagatacaaatccagtattaaaataccgggttttcgtcaaaacatcaaaaaaaaaattaaaataaaaaatgttttgctttaaaaaaaaattctaaaaaatccttaaaaatattgtttgattttcctgcatattttttaaaaatggcttaatattgggttgtatttttataccataaagatacaaatccaatattaaaatacccgtttttcgtcaaaacataaaatatatatatataaaaaatgtttttgttttaatacatacggcctagtctctccaatatatatattatgatatcgtattttttacacaacaaagaaaatttcaaaataatatatgtattagtatgcattttgactttaataaccagtttattcaagccatgagaactaggccaatatttcaaaaattcaaaaaatttattgtgttttcttttagtatttggggttacaatcttatacgtaagacgtattccgaatattaaattcttttgttagCATCAGAATTACTCATTAAGATAAGGAtttccttaccgaggaggacttttcttgaacTATACCAATAATTAGGAAAACACGAAAAGACCTTAGATTtcatcagacaataaaacaatgcagcttaccttaggtaggacgtatttggggtgctaataccttccctttacgcaaccagtccctgcactcgatctctgagaccagttagggttcttagtgatcaaaatactaggtggcgactctcattcCATCAATAAACGATAAGAattttcttgtctccccatatttgccAAATAGATATagaatattttagattttaaagtgggacataatatatttttcgccgcgacgccgcacacgtgcgacaaattTTATGACTATGAAgaacttttatcttttaattttaatgagttCTTTTCTTGCATAACATTTAGTGTATTTCTCTTTTGCATTATGATTATATTTACAGGACATTCTTAATATAACCTTCCTTATCGTCTATGAAGAACTCCTAtggtaatgttttttattttcttgatcttttatttAGGATATGGTTAGCTCCCtttgtttataatatgtatTAGCAAGATGAATTATCAATAAAATCTAtcttattttaatgtgtttatatgCATATCAACATATTGGATGGTCCATTTAATAACTATCtcttttaacatgttttattcaaataaattttctttcttaggAAGTATTCGTATTTCTtcactaagtttttttttttggttgatccAATGATAAGACTAAGGGGTTTGTTTCTCGTGTAGTTTCAGATTTGAACTACgtggttgctaatataatgGTGACTGAAAGCTTACATAGTCATTAATTAACTTCAAGATTTGtggaattaattaatatacataCAAGCTGACCCaaatatccatattaataattaaaaaaaaattgagccgatttaattcataatataaaaggcatagttaagaaaaataaatccttGCAACCACGCATGACACGTTACCTTTTATCTGCAATATTTATGTAGTAATTTGGTTTTACCAAATAATGTAAAAACCACATTGAGGTATTATGAAGTTAAGCTTTTCTAATGGGAAAACAAATTAGGATAATTATTAGATTAAGGTAAATCTCATTAACCACATTGAagaattatgaaattatataaaattaaaatcgatACCTTTTAAAGAGATAAAAACAAGTAATATTAATTgagttatatataatttattgacAATATGTTAATAGCATGATTGATAATGTAGTATATAgagtgtttttcaaaaatatattttatttgaatatgtattgaattaattttttttatttttaatactagtacattaaaattatcaaagaatattaaaaaaatctagataaaaatattttttaaaacattgaaaagaaaaattaccaCAGACaacttcttaaattttaaatcaatgaaCCGATGGCTACAAAAAtagttaaagaataaaaagaataacaCCAAATCTAAATTACTATTAATGCAGTATTACTTATTTTAATCCCTCCATAACGTATGGACTGGAAAGAACAGCATATCAAATTATCCAATAACAAGACAAATCTCACTCTCCCCCGAGGAACACGGCGGGGCAGCCATCAGATCCGCATGGGACATTCTcgtaaataatcataaaaacttTGCCCAGTCTTACAAATAACCTAGATAAGGCCAAAAGTACCCTCTCACGATCTCCATCtctcttctctatataaaaaaacaccacaCCTCAAAAAAACTTCACAGCCCATCCCCATGAAAGACTCTCTCCTCTcgatttctccttttttttttttattgaacacaACTAATTAGCTAACATATTTTTGTTAAGGTTCTTTCATATATTATGACATGAAGTTTTTGCTAGAATTCGTGGGTTGTTGTGGGGTCTCAAGTGGAGGCGGTGGACCAAAAGAGGTTCCTGATTGTGTGGGGAGGCTGTCGGAGGAGGAGACACATGCGTTGGTGGCGGTAAGGAGGAATCATAGGAGGAAGAAGAGAGCGAGAGGGTCTTCGACTGTGGGGAATAATAATTCAGGGGTAGAGTGGAAGCCAACGTTGAGTGCCATATCGGAGAATAACGTGGCGGCTGTCGTCGGGGAGACAGGAGGTGAAAGGTTGGTTAAAAGGAAAGGTAGTGTCggtggtggcggcggcggcggtaGGGCCCGTGATATTGCTAGCCTTACTGATTACGTTGAAAATTACAGGTAACTACTAGCTATATTAAAtttcgaaaaaaataaaaataatttcgtGTTGTTTCGAACATTGCTTTCCTAAATCATTTCACGAATTATTCAACCCATTTCATCTAGTTTCGAACGTTGCAAGATTTAGCTTTGTGTATGTATGTAGTAATATAATTCTTGAATGGATCTATACTTGATTTGTTGCTGTACATCAAGGGGCAATGAACGTACAAAACTGATGTAGTTGATCATACTATACCTTCTGTATACGTTCATCTATATACGTTTATACCGTATATGTATGTGTGAGTGCTGATTCTGTTTCTTTATTTGTAAGTGGAGCCATTTCTTGTGTTGATTGGTTTTCTAAGTAAATTTTTTGTAATGATAAGGCTAACAGATCAACCAATAATATCTGatctctgtttattttttttgtagataatgattattttagaTGAagataagaaattttaaaaaacacaatttgtcATGGTGGGTTGAGGATTGATGGCCATTATGTATAAAAAACCTCAGTTTTCAAGCAGGCAGTGAAATAAACAGATAGAAAAtagattattatcttttattcaTGAAAACCCCAAATGAAAAACTGGGTTTAAAGTATTATTTGTGCAATTGTTTTGTATTTCTGACGTTTTCCTTTCATAATTAAGTGgattgttttcttgaattttccaGGCGAAATCGGGTTATGGCTGTAATTCCAGCATTCTCTCCAGCTCCATTCATGATTTAGTGGCCATGATTTTCCATTCAATCAAGACTTTGATTGGATGCTTGGATGTAGATATAATTATAAGTAGGGAAGTAAATCTTGTAAAAGCTTCTCAGCTTTGCTATCAAGTCGAGGGTTCTTAGTTGCAAGTGCAAGTTCTCCTGAagttgtcttcttcttcaatcCCCCCTCCCAGGAGCTTGTCAAGCTTCATCATGTGCTGTAATTATTATACATGTATTAAAAGGAAATGCGGTTTATCGTAGaaattgtataaatataaattttgctaattgttttttaatatagtggttgataaaattatagtttttattttagaaactaaatttttcttataatttttttttatatactttgaaattttatcattttgcacttgttctatttattactatttttttttaatttgtttttttttcttcttcttctttcattacacttttttttttaaaaaaaatattatttttaatattttacattttaaatttttatcacttTACACTTGGTCtattcatgctttttttttgttcctatcttcttttataattttttttttatttttcttctttacattgttttttttttttttaattattatactaAAACTTAGAGGATAGGATGTTTGAAATAAAGGTGTGGTGTTGTGtgaatgcttttttatttttagtgtacAACTCATTAAATGCACAATAAGCTACCACCAAAAGCaagtttttcttgctttttgtgTTAGACAAACCACACCCTATTACATTTTTAtcctaaacaaattaaaaaagtttcattataataattataacattTGTTTCATTTCGCTTACAacatttaatattagtttgaaattttatatatttttattaatatatataatttttattatatttaatataaatattgactttttaatttatagttatattttttttatatcaaaaaacacacaaataacacacacacaaatatatatattatatatataaacaagtgGAATAAATATGTCAgcttttcgttttcttttctatttgttagcataaataattcttaatatatttaattatatatgattttttttatttagaattaaaaaatatatatatttgaaaagcttgtatgttttttttagtaaaaaaaattacccaaaCTGGTAGCAAAGATGTTTTTAAATGACTAGTTAATGCCTAAATATTGaagcttttatttttacctCGTGAAATCTGCGATGCTCCATTCCAATTGCCTTGAGGACAACTTCACTGTGGAACTTTTCTTCGTTAGGTTTAGCTGTATTGTCTGTAATCTAAGCAAACGGGTGGTGaagcacaattttattttatttatttttatttttattttattgtagcCATAGCTTTGTGATCCaaggaacaaaagaaaaaggggtGGTGATAATTAATGGAAAGAagctttttttagctttaactGCATTAAAGTTTTCGCatgtttatttattcaatttttataggTGTTTATGATTATAGTtggattgtgtttttaaaacatttttattttttttaattttgaatttttatatatatatttttgaataatttaatgatataaaaatattttaaaaataaaaatatattactttaatatattttaaaataaaaaacaataccaaTCAAAATCACTTAAAAGGCAACTTTCAAAGAGACGACtgctaatatttaaataataaaaagggggGGCCATGATGGATGGATGATGGTGACGCCTTGGTAAAAGATTATGGATGGTTTTAAAATGACAATTGGGTAGCAAAAACAATTCGGATTACGAATCTCTTtgctatggttttttttttatccgaacagaaaaaacacattttatttcgatatatatatatatatatatatttgtgtgttacgtgtatagtttaattttctttttaaaaaatagagtttaaatctttttattaattaaaaagaaactcaaTTATATTATGATTAGGATAATAGTACTCTTACCAATTGAGTTTTTAAGTGATTTgaatgtttttaattgaaatctaaataaatttaattttaaaacatgtattaaaaataaacaaatgaaaattttatttagctaaTAGTGATTGATTTAAGTAGTTTagtgtttatttcttttaaataagatCTTGAGTTCGAGTCTTGTGAATTGAATATATTATTACCATAAAAGTTTTACTTTTTAGTAGGCCGTCTTGACTTGATAGGATTAATTAGAATTTGGTAAACTTCTAAAtactagaatttaaaaaataacaaaaattttatgtaaaaataatttaagttaaaagGCTATATAGTTTTCAActagataattttagaaatccCTTTAGATATtcatgtgtgtgttttttaaaaaataaatttggaattttttttatttattaaaaatagaacTCAATGAAGTGATGATTGTGATATATGGATCAAGTTTTCAAGTGATttgaatgtatatttttttttaatcaaactttaaataaatagcaaaaaaattattatgtaagATAATTTAGGTTGAAAGGCtgtgtaattttaaattaaaatagtacCCAACGCGTTGTCCTGCAcaagtttataaaatatatttaatagtttatttagtttatattatttttaatttaaaataataaatatttttgagtttaaatatatattatgaatatatttgatctcaataaatagaaaaaagcaaACATGCAATTAATTATCTATGTtacttaataaattaatcatattaaaagCATCGATAACTGGAAAAGGAcaataattaacaacaaaaggaTGCTCGAGCGAAATCTTTTTTGAAAGGGTAGTTAATGTTAATCAATGAGTCAATaactatagattaaaaaatcCCGTTATTCTTccattgatagtttttttttttttttttttttttttcaatcaatgtaATTCTGACATCAATTTTTAACACGTGTCAAAGAATCAtgattaattttgaaagaagataaaaattataaaatcctaGACTCTTTTTCTGTCTCTAAATGTTAATCTATAGTCAGTGttgttatttgtttcaaattaaaaaaaaaaaaacatttattatagCATCTTATATAGCCcaagaaattatatttattcattattttatacgacaatgattatttttgcaacagttttgaaaaaataatataaaaagtcaaaatcatggaaaataatattttttaattttgaattttcttaagaaaattcaagttggattctatttatttattgacaaaACAACGCATCTAATGGCATGATTATGATTGTAGTAACCTGATATATGGATCAAGTTTTTAAgtgatttaaatgttttttttaatcaaactttaaataaattttattgtaaaaatagcaaacaaaaaattttatcaatgaaAGAATTTTTATTGTCAGATGTACcagaaataacaaacaaaaatgtGATGTAAGATAATTTAGGTTGAAAAACTTTGTAGTTTTCAACCAATTTAGAGGCTTATGCTggggttagatttttttttttaaatataaaaaatgtttaggttgcaaaaaattatttgatattattattaaatttaacataacaattaattttaaaattttctggcTTAACTCCTTATCTAAtacgaatttaaaattaatttatatgagagttgtttttaatttaattcagttAATTTAATGGGCCT
This genomic interval from Populus alba chromosome 1, ASM523922v2, whole genome shotgun sequence contains the following:
- the LOC118030183 gene encoding uncharacterized protein: MKFLLEFVGCCGVSSGGGGPKEVPDCVGRLSEEETHALVAVRRNHRRKKRARGSSTVGNNNSGVEWKPTLSAISENNVAAVVGETGGERLVKRKGSVGGGGGGGRARDIASLTDYVENYRRNRVMAVIPAFSPAPFMI